From Curtobacterium sp. SGAir0471, the proteins below share one genomic window:
- a CDS encoding glycosyltransferase encodes MQMLEAISGARRVLYVARGNPRPLRTRRFRDFLSSNKRESFARPGLHLVNARLAVLNLPTWSDWIPLVAPEVVRRIQLMMIRMLLQRAVKRLNFREPKLVTYWWMFPEIVRMACWRYRTFDVIDRHWGYEYLGHRLRQANWRLAVATAQVSDRIVAVSEGLASELQPHIKTSVEVLPNGVDIDRVRRVLRNAVARTQVSERRKTAAYVGGWNSRIDLLLVTRVVRSLPDWSFLIIGVDEVPELAGMPNVRIVGDLAYDEVINELSTARVGLVPFHVDAYTKASSFLKVFDYLAAGMSVLSTRLPTVEAIAARFPQYIRVESGANWVEQLQEMGATEELAPIDLALLPSIDQRAQALLAPPMD; translated from the coding sequence ATGCAGATGCTGGAGGCAATCAGCGGGGCGCGGAGAGTTTTGTACGTTGCACGCGGTAACCCGCGGCCGCTGCGCACTCGCAGGTTTAGGGATTTCCTCTCGTCGAACAAGCGCGAATCCTTCGCTCGCCCAGGCCTTCATCTCGTCAACGCTCGACTGGCCGTCCTCAATCTACCTACTTGGTCGGATTGGATTCCGCTCGTCGCTCCCGAAGTGGTGAGGCGTATTCAGTTGATGATGATCCGAATGTTGCTGCAAAGAGCAGTCAAACGGTTGAATTTCCGGGAGCCCAAGCTGGTGACCTACTGGTGGATGTTCCCAGAGATTGTGCGTATGGCGTGCTGGAGGTACCGCACCTTTGACGTGATTGACCGGCACTGGGGGTACGAGTACCTTGGCCACCGATTGCGCCAAGCGAACTGGCGTCTCGCGGTAGCTACGGCCCAGGTCAGTGATCGGATTGTGGCGGTCTCTGAGGGACTAGCGTCGGAGCTGCAGCCTCACATCAAGACGAGCGTGGAGGTGCTGCCAAACGGGGTCGACATTGATCGCGTTAGGCGGGTCCTTCGTAATGCCGTTGCGCGAACGCAGGTTTCCGAGAGGCGGAAGACCGCTGCCTACGTCGGGGGATGGAACAGCCGCATCGATTTGCTGCTCGTTACGCGGGTCGTACGGAGTCTGCCGGATTGGAGTTTCTTGATAATCGGCGTCGACGAGGTTCCCGAGTTAGCCGGTATGCCCAATGTGCGGATTGTTGGCGACCTGGCCTACGATGAGGTAATCAACGAATTATCGACAGCACGAGTCGGGCTTGTGCCTTTTCACGTCGACGCTTATACGAAAGCGAGTAGTTTTTTGAAGGTGTTCGACTACTTGGCAGCGGGTATGAGCGTATTGTCGACGCGGCTGCCGACGGTGGAGGCCATTGCAGCGCGCTTTCCTCAGTATATCCGCGTAGAATCCGGGGCCAATTGGGTTGAGCAACTTCAGGAGATGGGTGCCACGGAGGAGCTCGCGCCCATCGATCTTGCCCTACTGCCGTCGATCGATCAGCGGGCGCAAGCGCTCCTAGCGCCGCCGATGGATTAG
- a CDS encoding O-antigen ligase family protein, which translates to MTGYDANPLFVTLCVLLLGYAAVLVLQRDSRIGVLLVISMFLTRYTVDVFGFSVRLEMFAATLAGVGLFLRQDARHRLSSAAVVSIAAVALWLVSGSFASVVSSPELNKSLGVLIWCALSFIGAIWVSTHRGEWHRMLSVGVWCAFTASALAVVAWTLATLGVSTLGVQDDPTYGGWAAYVASIEANVLAGLLCLWAIIAAWNPGDWIRRLPRLLTVLLAPVAILTTHTRAALVALLLGLFLVFLFRKSSRPLVVGAGLLGVAATVGLAVRSPDAGFSKFSSLLDTSSGTGGLRRQINQIALNEWLASDARVQGLGWNSFGQRHLDPTQPFKNLPSYIGNLPLQVLYDGGLLAAASVCVALVAVLSIQLRARNLGLVVALALPYFLFSIATSVLWLFETWFWIGIAWGATSWLVPKRGPSRPLEGALKRA; encoded by the coding sequence TTGACTGGCTACGACGCGAATCCGTTATTTGTGACATTGTGTGTCCTGCTGCTCGGCTACGCTGCAGTGCTCGTGCTACAGCGTGATAGTCGCATAGGCGTCCTGCTAGTGATCTCGATGTTCCTGACGCGCTACACGGTTGACGTGTTTGGCTTCAGTGTGCGCCTCGAGATGTTTGCGGCGACGCTTGCTGGCGTCGGTCTTTTCTTGCGTCAAGATGCAAGACACCGGTTGTCAAGCGCAGCGGTCGTTTCGATTGCAGCAGTGGCGCTTTGGTTGGTGAGCGGCTCGTTCGCATCTGTGGTGTCCTCTCCGGAACTGAATAAGTCGCTGGGCGTTTTGATTTGGTGCGCCCTGAGCTTCATTGGTGCCATTTGGGTGAGCACTCACCGCGGGGAGTGGCATCGGATGCTTTCGGTCGGGGTATGGTGCGCTTTTACCGCGTCAGCGCTTGCAGTCGTCGCCTGGACGCTGGCGACACTCGGCGTCTCGACGCTAGGCGTGCAAGACGATCCGACGTACGGTGGTTGGGCCGCTTACGTGGCTTCGATCGAAGCAAACGTTCTCGCCGGCCTGTTATGTCTCTGGGCAATCATCGCGGCCTGGAACCCGGGTGATTGGATCAGAAGACTGCCGCGGCTGCTAACGGTCCTTCTGGCGCCTGTGGCGATCCTCACAACGCATACTCGCGCGGCATTGGTCGCTTTGCTACTCGGGCTCTTCCTCGTCTTCCTTTTTCGTAAATCGTCGCGGCCCCTAGTGGTAGGGGCTGGCCTGCTGGGCGTAGCGGCGACTGTCGGACTAGCAGTGCGGTCGCCTGACGCGGGGTTCTCGAAGTTCTCGTCGCTACTGGACACATCAAGCGGTACAGGTGGGCTTCGGAGGCAGATCAATCAAATCGCGCTCAACGAATGGCTCGCGTCCGACGCGCGGGTGCAGGGTTTGGGTTGGAACTCCTTCGGTCAACGTCACCTAGATCCGACGCAACCTTTCAAAAACCTGCCTTCGTATATTGGGAATCTGCCTCTCCAGGTCCTGTACGACGGCGGGTTGTTGGCCGCGGCATCGGTCTGCGTGGCCCTTGTCGCGGTACTGTCCATTCAATTGCGTGCGCGGAATCTCGGACTAGTCGTCGCCCTTGCGCTGCCATATTTTCTGTTTTCCATTGCGACCAGCGTTCTCTGGCTGTTCGAGACGTGGTTTTGGATTGGGATTGCCTGGGGAGCTACATCGTGGTTGGTACCGAAGCGGGGGCCTAGTAGGCCACTAGAAGGCGCGCTGAAGCGTGCATAG
- a CDS encoding acyltransferase, whose translation MIELGENVSVGPGATFLTSTHQVGGRDARAGSVVLAPIRVGSGAWIGARVVVLPGVTIGPGAVIAAGSVVTEDCVGHSLHAGVPARFKKFLS comes from the coding sequence ATGATTGAACTTGGCGAAAATGTGTCCGTGGGCCCGGGTGCGACCTTTCTCACATCGACACATCAGGTGGGCGGGCGCGATGCCCGCGCCGGGTCTGTTGTCCTTGCGCCAATTCGCGTCGGCTCAGGAGCTTGGATTGGAGCAAGAGTCGTTGTGCTGCCGGGCGTCACCATAGGACCGGGAGCGGTCATTGCAGCAGGTTCGGTGGTAACAGAGGATTGTGTAGGGCACTCGCTCCATGCTGGGGTCCCGGCGCGTTTCAAGAAATTCTTGAGTTGA
- a CDS encoding DUF4012 domain-containing protein, with amino-acid sequence MSDQPESRRAAVRRGNRARTVLWIVLAVVLLLILAVAWVGVRGALAKGHLERAVSEVTSLRSQLGDGDTKAAHATAAHLEGEASAARELTGDPVWGAAQYVPFFGSNLRAVREVSVVVDDVASGAVSPVARVIGGLSTDSLAPKGGKVNLEPLVKAQPAVAQAADTVAKADRDANAINTSDTLSPVTSAVNQLRNALRSASGQLDTANRVVQLAPAMLGDGGERNYVLLFQNNAELRAGGGIPGAVALLKVQDGAISLGDQAAGSSFGPYEKSVLPLDPGTRTLYGEITGRYMQDVTLTPRFDVSAQLTREMWKQKFGQQVDGVLAIDPVTLSYILRATGPVQLPTGDTLTSDNAVQLLLSDVYAKYPDPSVQDLFFASAASAVFDKVATGSFDAKQFVSALTQGAQEGRLRLWSATKAEQSQLEGTPLAGDLPVATTSLRQFGVYLNDGTASKMDYYLEKTVSVGASVCRADGRPTSAVEVTIKNTAPADAATSLPEYVTGGGDFGTEPGKIKTLVAVYAPEGAIYLGSTQDGKQVPVQTVMDGDHPVVQLQTLLAPGESTTFRVAFLGEQKDAKAAVDVLSTPGVRQSKVLPLRFDCANPTPAD; translated from the coding sequence ATGTCCGACCAGCCCGAGTCGCGACGCGCTGCTGTACGCCGGGGGAACAGGGCCCGGACCGTGCTGTGGATCGTGCTCGCCGTCGTCCTTCTGCTGATCCTCGCCGTTGCATGGGTGGGGGTCCGCGGTGCGCTCGCGAAGGGCCACCTCGAACGCGCGGTATCCGAAGTGACGAGTCTGCGGTCGCAGCTGGGCGACGGTGACACGAAGGCGGCGCATGCAACCGCGGCCCACCTGGAGGGCGAAGCCTCGGCGGCGCGGGAGCTCACCGGCGATCCTGTCTGGGGCGCGGCGCAGTACGTGCCGTTCTTCGGATCCAACCTCCGCGCGGTGCGTGAGGTCTCGGTCGTCGTGGACGACGTGGCGTCCGGAGCTGTCAGCCCGGTGGCGCGCGTCATCGGCGGTCTGAGCACTGATTCGCTCGCGCCGAAGGGCGGCAAGGTCAACCTCGAACCGCTGGTGAAGGCGCAGCCGGCCGTTGCGCAGGCCGCGGACACGGTGGCGAAGGCGGATCGCGATGCGAACGCCATCAACACCAGCGACACGCTGTCGCCGGTCACGTCTGCGGTCAATCAACTGCGGAACGCGCTGCGCTCGGCGTCCGGGCAGCTGGACACCGCGAACCGTGTGGTGCAGCTCGCCCCGGCGATGCTGGGTGATGGCGGCGAGCGCAATTACGTCCTGCTCTTCCAGAACAACGCCGAGCTGCGCGCGGGCGGGGGCATCCCGGGAGCCGTAGCGCTCCTCAAGGTGCAGGACGGCGCGATCTCGCTCGGTGACCAGGCGGCCGGCTCGTCGTTCGGACCGTACGAGAAGTCCGTCCTGCCGCTCGACCCAGGGACTCGAACGCTGTACGGCGAGATCACCGGGCGGTACATGCAAGATGTGACGCTGACGCCACGGTTTGACGTCTCGGCGCAGCTCACTCGAGAGATGTGGAAGCAGAAGTTCGGGCAGCAGGTCGACGGAGTGCTCGCGATCGATCCGGTGACGCTGAGTTACATCCTGCGGGCGACCGGGCCGGTACAGCTCCCGACCGGTGACACGCTCACGTCGGACAACGCGGTGCAGCTGCTACTCAGCGATGTGTACGCGAAGTACCCCGACCCGAGCGTGCAGGACCTCTTCTTTGCGTCGGCCGCCAGCGCGGTCTTCGACAAGGTGGCGACCGGGTCGTTCGACGCAAAGCAGTTCGTCAGCGCGCTGACGCAGGGAGCGCAGGAAGGTCGCCTTCGGCTGTGGAGCGCGACGAAGGCCGAGCAGTCGCAGCTCGAGGGCACACCGCTTGCGGGCGACCTGCCGGTCGCGACGACGTCGCTCCGACAGTTCGGTGTCTACCTCAACGACGGCACGGCCTCGAAGATGGACTACTACCTCGAGAAGACGGTGTCCGTCGGTGCCTCGGTCTGCCGCGCAGACGGCCGACCCACATCCGCGGTCGAGGTGACGATCAAGAACACCGCTCCTGCCGACGCTGCGACGAGCCTGCCCGAGTACGTCACCGGCGGAGGAGACTTCGGAACCGAACCGGGAAAGATCAAGACCCTCGTGGCGGTCTACGCACCCGAGGGTGCGATCTACCTCGGGTCGACGCAGGACGGCAAGCAGGTCCCCGTACAGACGGTCATGGACGGCGATCACCCGGTCGTGCAACTCCAGACACTGCTCGCCCCAGGGGAGTCGACGACGTTCCGGGTCGCCTTCCTCGGTGAGCAGAAGGACGCGAAGGCGGCCGTCGACGTGCTGTCGACGCCAGGCGTGCGGCAGAGCAAGGTCCTGCCGTTGCGGTTCGACTGCGCGAACCCGACGCCCGCCGACTGA
- a CDS encoding sortase → MKKLIAAALIAGAAFVAIPTAANAATGYAPESAGSVSGNYVAGGTAVVNFNNNVFAAGETVNVQVTGAGAVTLGALPTTTVSKTYTANADGGLTIRVTFPAGGSGSYNLTATGATSTTVGTAFFTIAPAAGGTSTTVGSTGGSGTPGQLAFTGGTISTLGLWAAGGAIVLGGGLLVVRKSVRRQRDAA, encoded by the coding sequence ATGAAGAAGCTCATCGCCGCTGCCCTCATCGCGGGCGCAGCCTTCGTCGCGATCCCGACCGCGGCCAACGCCGCGACCGGGTACGCCCCGGAGTCGGCCGGCTCGGTCTCGGGCAACTACGTTGCCGGTGGCACCGCTGTCGTCAACTTCAACAACAACGTCTTCGCCGCGGGCGAGACCGTCAACGTGCAGGTCACCGGTGCCGGTGCCGTCACGCTCGGCGCGCTCCCGACCACGACGGTCTCGAAGACCTACACGGCGAACGCCGATGGTGGCCTCACGATCCGTGTCACCTTCCCGGCCGGCGGCTCGGGTAGCTACAACCTCACCGCGACCGGCGCCACCTCGACCACCGTGGGCACGGCGTTCTTCACCATCGCCCCGGCTGCTGGTGGCACCAGCACCACGGTCGGCTCGACCGGCGGCTCCGGCACGCCCGGCCAGCTCGCCTTCACCGGTGGCACCATCTCGACGCTCGGCCTCTGGGCTGCCGGCGGCGCCATCGTCCTCGGTGGTGGCCTCCTGGTCGTCCGCAAGTCGGTCCGTCGTCAGCGCGACGCCGCCTGA
- a CDS encoding VanZ family protein: protein MDTATRTTIVRSGTLAAVVLVGAVLLVPGLADRVRSALLHVVGALRALGHGTLTLGDGFVAAIGVTLVTALLPVLLAGASRASRPDGVRRRALVSAVVVLLAAGVLAAQSSTPGGRFRSVALAGLVGVAIGSLADAAWHARHRAAHASGRTRRVAWTLAAVYALVVVLVATAGSPVDGGIHPWLVRAIAAGHRLGAPGWLGYDAVEFTANVVFFVPFGFFVLLLFGAQAWWVGMLGGFLASCAIETVQALFLPARFASVDDVLANTSGAVLGVLVGVVVLGRVRQA, encoded by the coding sequence ATGGACACCGCGACGAGGACCACGATCGTGCGCAGCGGGACGCTCGCTGCGGTCGTGCTCGTGGGCGCGGTCCTGCTGGTGCCCGGTCTCGCCGACCGCGTGCGGTCCGCCTTGCTCCACGTCGTGGGCGCGCTGCGCGCGCTCGGGCACGGCACCCTGACGCTCGGTGACGGGTTCGTGGCGGCGATCGGGGTGACCCTGGTGACCGCCCTGCTGCCGGTGCTGCTGGCGGGGGCGAGCAGGGCCTCCCGGCCGGACGGGGTGCGTCGACGCGCCCTGGTGAGTGCGGTCGTCGTGCTGCTGGCTGCCGGGGTCCTGGCGGCGCAGTCGTCGACGCCGGGTGGGCGGTTCCGGTCCGTCGCGCTCGCGGGACTCGTCGGGGTCGCGATCGGGTCGCTCGCCGACGCGGCCTGGCACGCGCGCCACCGGGCCGCCCACGCGTCGGGACGGACTCGTCGGGTGGCGTGGACGCTCGCGGCCGTCTACGCGCTCGTGGTGGTGCTCGTGGCAACCGCGGGCTCCCCCGTCGACGGCGGGATCCACCCGTGGTTGGTGCGGGCGATCGCGGCCGGTCATCGGCTCGGGGCGCCGGGGTGGCTCGGGTACGACGCGGTCGAGTTCACGGCGAACGTGGTCTTCTTCGTGCCGTTCGGCTTCTTCGTGCTGCTGCTGTTCGGGGCGCAGGCGTGGTGGGTCGGCATGCTCGGCGGGTTCCTGGCGAGCTGCGCGATCGAGACGGTGCAGGCGCTGTTCCTGCCGGCGCGGTTCGCGTCGGTGGACGACGTGCTGGCGAACACGTCGGGGGCGGTGCTGGGGGTGCTGGTGGGGGTCGTGGTGTTGGGGCGGGTGCGGCAGGCCTGA